In Haloarcula ordinaria, the genomic window CGACGACCTCACCGGCGTACTCGTGACCGGGGATGAACGGATAGGAAGGCGGCCACTCGTCGTACTTGCCGTTCATCAGTTTCGGGTCGGTGCCACAGATGGCGACGGCGCGCATGCGGAGGAGGACGTTCTCCACCTCGTCGACCGCTGGCGTCTCGGTTTTCTCTACTGCCCACTCGCCCGGGGCGTGTAGCACGACGGCTTCCATCTCGTCCGGAATCCCTCGTTGGCTCTCTTGTGCCATACAGGTATCATGAGGGGGAGAGATATTAACAACCATTAAAGATGCAAACTGCGCGCGCTCGTCCCGCGATGCGGAACTTTAAGCACGACGCGGTACCATATCACACAGACGGATGAGCGAGAACAGTGCAGCGAGGATAAAGTCGGTCCAGACCGCCCTCGCCGTTATCGAGACGCTGTACGAGCGCGATGGGGCGCGCGTCGACGAAGTCGCCGACGCCGTCGACGTCTCGAAGAGCTCCGCCCACCGCCACCTCACGACCCTCGAACGGGAGAACTACGTCGTCAGGGAGGGCGACGAGTACGTCCTCAGCCTCCAATTCCTCGAACTCGGCGACTACGTCGGGGGCCGCAAGGGGATATTTCGGCTCGCGGAACCCAAGGTCCGAGAGATCGCCGATGAGACCGGCGAACGCGCCCAGTTCGTGGTCGAGGAACACGGGTACGTCCGCTACGTCCACCGCGCCACGGGCGACCGGGCGGTCAAGACAACCTCCGGCGTCGGCAAGCGGGTGCGGATGCACGCCGTCGCCGCCGGCAAAGCCATCCTCGCCGAACTCCC contains:
- a CDS encoding IclR family transcriptional regulator; its protein translation is MSENSAARIKSVQTALAVIETLYERDGARVDEVADAVDVSKSSAHRHLTTLERENYVVREGDEYVLSLQFLELGDYVGGRKGIFRLAEPKVREIADETGERAQFVVEEHGYVRYVHRATGDRAVKTTSGVGKRVRMHAVAAGKAILAELPEERVRNIIAERGLPAFTEHTITDEARLFEELGDIRERGVAFADEELVEGLRAVGVLIRGSDDRVLGALTVAGPTHRLKDDVWREDIPNLLLGTANEPS